AACCTCGCATCCGGGTCAATTCTAGAAAACAAATACTGAAACATCATCATGTCGAGGTTTACTGAAAGTCCTACATGATCATAAGAATACTCAATGTCATGAAGCACTTATCGCATCAATTGTTGAGAGTAGAAACGAGCAGGgattaaattagaaaaaaaaaagaacttacctAGAGATCTATGTTTGCAAGAAGGTCGTTTTCGCCGCCAACCACTCGCGCAATCTCAAATGTCCCGCACAACCGATCAATTGGTAGATCATCACATTATACGATCTACACATATGCTTTAAATAAACATACGTGGCTAGATTGATTGCAGTcgagtgaaaacgacatgaagcacggtgcagccgcgtaagcgattgcgcttgaagcggtgcggtggagcgcagcggttaggatcgagtgaggatcAGAGGACCCCTGGTGGCATCTAAATCTACTGAAACGGCGTCGTGGCGCGCTGGCCCGCTGCCACTTCTGCCAAATCGGCGGTCCTTCATAAGCGTGAGGGCCTTTAGTGTTAGAAGGCATTCGTAGCTATCCGACGTGAGGTAAAAGGTGAAAGTGATAACTTCTACCTTCGCTATATCTGCTACATCGCCTATTCTAGCTTTAAATATCTGCTAGCTAAGGTTAGCTATTCCTAGATATGTTATGAGTTCTGTCTCACTTAAgtagtctttatttcttggCATGTGCTAGCATGGAGTTGTTTTCGGTAGGAACGTTAATGATTCTTGGCTTCTACAAGTCACAGCAGGCACAATCCTCTCTGTTAACGCCGCGACGTGACCGCtcgcgcagccgtttaagtagatttagatgagaCCGGGGGCCCCTGCTCCCGCCGTCCACCGGTgctgttcgcgatggtcccacatcgattccaACTCTCCCCTTCGAGCAGAACCGCTAcacggtgcttcatgtcgttttgaccaaacTATATGATTTACGGCTTCATCTGAAAGTAAGTCACATAATGAGACGGACTTCGTTGTCACCGTGTCGCCGAAGAAATGATATGCCTTAAGGGGCGCACATAAGCCTAAggtatcactttttttctaaatttttctctaaaacattcaattggatttcttttctctaaaacATTCAATTGGATGTTTCTAAAACATCTAGGGGATTTTTGTGGACCTCTAGTTCAGCGTGTAGATTACGACTATGGGTACAATTCCCCACAACCATTCTCAAAAACGGCGAGAGAAACAGCGTTTGTTCCTTCGACGTAAGTTTGTACGCGCTACcacgttaccgttaccgttacgtTACGCTACCGCGTTTGTACGCTTTGTATGCGctacacgcgccgcgtccttGACCAAGCTGCACAATCCTTAGACCTTTATGTGATAACACTCCTTTTCTGGTGTGTTGATGTGTGTACATGTCCGGATTTTATCACCGGAATCAAATAATCCATTGTCTAGTCGATGTGACCGAGAAGTGTTTGTTTACACGAACTCGTCAAATCTGGCAAAGTGCTGCACATGCAAGCACTTCTACAgataaacacacacacacaagcaCACAAAATTGTCCTATATTTAAGAGCGATTCTGCACGAAATTCAGGACGCACCAGTGATGCTTCTGACGATTCTTCCATTACTGGCTTTATTTCTACATTCATCTGCTCGAGATTATGATATGGAATGTCTTTGGTGCATCGTAAGTCCTCGTTCAAATCCTTttcggaagtttttttttcatctcattcgaagttttttttttaatttcattcgaATGCTTCTCTATTGCAGGATGTGGTATGTGACACTCGCGATAACTTCGGCAACAACATCGTTAACGCCACAAATGCTGCATTCGAAGCGTACTTCACCAGAACTTGCCTTCTGGATCGGATGAAGTCGGTGCTGTTGGCAGCAGTTTGCTACAAAATGTATCATGATTACAGGGACACGCTTTTCAATGATTTGAGGAATAACGCCACTGTTTTGCAGACATGTTCCGATTGTGGTTTTTGTAGATAGGCtgacaagcttttttttcctagaagcCTGAGTTATGCGTATACGAATCCATGCTTGATCAAAGACGACTTAATCCTTAATGAGGATAAGACTGATCTACCTCTGAGATAAATTACGATTAGGAACAATAACCTCTTAGAGTAGATCGATATCATTTATGTCTGTTGCAGCATAAGGAATTCACTTACTAACTACAAGTACCGCGTCCCAGTTGGATTGACGATGTAGGCTTTGACATTATTATGCTTATTTCACTGACTGCGCTTGgattcgatgtttttttttttggtttttttttatagaaatgaAACTTTAAGCCTTATCTAATttcattcgaatttttcacattattatgcattcgaatttttcacattattcattattatgtAATGAGTTAACGCTCCGATTAAGCTATTTTGTTTGAGGACGACGATGACGATGATGTGACGATCTACTGTAGGTTCGTCAGAAACTCAACTCAACGAAGCATAAAGGTTGCAAATTTCTGACCAGTCCGTGGATTGGACATTCAtcctcgagttttttttttgttaggatTCAACTTGGTGTTTCATTGTCATCATGTGGAGATTTCATCCAATATTGGTAAGCAGCAATCAAATCCATGTTCCAAAATCCCGGCGTGCTTAGAAGATAATGAAAGTTATAGTTTAGAAAGTTATAAGGCATGTCCGACGGTCTGAATTTGTCATTTCTAAAGGTATCCACTTATTGTATGCTTTTTGAgacttttattgcttttttgagactttttactgtttttctttctctaacCGACTTTGTGGATATGTATGGATTGCATACTTTTCACAAAGGCTACTAGGACCATGAAGTAGCGTACTGAGGctcaatatttcattttaggaAGTCGAACGCTTATGTTAATCCATTTTAATATAAGCTGGTTGTGGATAACAGTCAGTTTTTCACAATAGTTTACACCCCTTTCAAATCGCAACCATTTTTTGTCTGTGACTATCGAAGGTGATACTTAAATCGCaatcgttttgttttgtttttggtcacgttattttttgtttctcctaGCGCTATTTGAGGCCGTCGTCGCATTGTCATAGTCTAATAATCTATGATACCCGAAAGAGGACGAAAATTGACTGTCAAAATCCAACGGATGTGCAAGATCATCAAGAGGAAGATGCGTGGCTAAAAACTGAATGAAGTAGCTAAAACTCAGCATCACCGCCAACTTCTTAGCCCAGCTCTCAAAAACACTCGCAAGCAAGAAACTGCCATAAGAGGTTTGTTTGCCATGAGAGTTTAATGGATTCGGGAGGTGTCAGTGCGTCGAGCGAGATTATGTTGCTTTTTATCAATAAAAGCGTGAAAATTAATGCGAATATGTATCAAGAAGAGATCCTAAAGACAGCTGCGGTGCCATAGATACCAATTTTATCTTTCAACAGAATTGCGCGGAAGTGGATCGTTGTTCTGGCTCCTGCCCATGGAGCCAGAACAATGATCCACTTCCGCGAGATCAAAATCGGCTCTTTTCGACGACGGACTTGTGGGCTACGAATAGGCCGGAACTTAATCCATTAAGCTTCTCTGTTTGGAGGTTTATGGAAGAGGAAATAAGGAA
The Necator americanus strain Aroian chromosome I, whole genome shotgun sequence genome window above contains:
- a CDS encoding hypothetical protein (NECATOR_CHRI.G298.T2) produces the protein MLLTILPLLALFLHSSARDYDMECLWCIDVVCDTRDNFGNNIVNATNAAFEAYFTRTCLLDRMKTTMTMM
- a CDS encoding hypothetical protein (NECATOR_CHRI.G298.T1), producing MLLTILPLLALFLHSSARDYDMECLWCIDVVCDTRDNFGNNIVNATNAAFEAYFTRTCLLDRMKSDDDDDDVTIYCRFVRNSTQRSIKDSTWCFIVIMWRFHPILVSSNQIHVPKSRRA